A genomic window from Fibrobacter sp. UWH6 includes:
- a CDS encoding co-chaperone GroES family protein codes for MLNPLKNIVVIGDRILIKPLESANKTGSGLYLPPSVKEHDAVHTGLVVKVGPGYPIPASQDPDAVFRGESSDNVNYVPLQVKEGDEALYLHASGTELEVNGERYVIVSQNAVMLVVRPVVPDDVSSIV; via the coding sequence ATGCTGAATCCGTTGAAGAATATCGTGGTCATTGGAGACCGTATTTTAATCAAGCCCCTTGAATCTGCCAACAAGACCGGAAGTGGCCTTTACCTGCCGCCCAGTGTCAAGGAACATGATGCGGTGCATACGGGATTGGTGGTGAAGGTTGGCCCGGGGTACCCGATTCCTGCCAGCCAGGATCCTGATGCCGTATTCCGCGGAGAATCCAGTGATAACGTGAATTACGTACCCCTCCAGGTGAAAGAAGGTGACGAGGCCCTGTACCTCCATGCCAGCGGTACGGAACTAGAAGTGAACGGCGAACGTTATGTAATCGTTTCCCAGAATGCGGTGATGCTGGTGGTACGCCCTGTCGTTCCTGACGACGTCTCGTCTATCGTATAA